Proteins encoded by one window of Halictus rubicundus isolate RS-2024b chromosome 18, iyHalRubi1_principal, whole genome shotgun sequence:
- the LOC143362790 gene encoding glycogen synthase kinase-3 beta isoform X4 — protein MAPATGLDWSEPCQHWRYPKLCPSGQQKNERVKSAMELSSKEANTAYKKFCKFLRRLGNRKRKDGSKVTTVVATPGAGPDRPQEVAYTDTKVIGNGSFGVVFQAKLCDTGEMVAIKKVLQDKRFKNRELQIMRRLEHCNIVKLKYFFYSSGDKDEVYLNLVLEYIPETVYKVARHYSKSKQTIPISFIKLYMYQLFRSLAYIHSLGICHRDIKPQNLLLDPETGVLKLCDFGSAKHLVKGEPNVSYICSRYYRAPELIFGAIDYTTKIDVWSAGCVLAELLLGQPIFPGDSGVDQLVEIIKVLGTPTRDQIREMNPNYTEFKFPQIKSHPWQKVFRARTPPEAMELVARLLEYTPSLRMTPLQACAHSFFNELREQGTRLPNGRELPPLFDFTEQELRIQPALNSILVPKYMQSSDNPGGQLEATSAAAGASDARQNTVKECESGDSVLSTDKTEESKREDNKQEEKPDDRSQEETKKEEKEVVVVAEEEEEEEEKVDE, from the exons ATGGCACCGGCTACCGGTCTGGACTGGTCAGAACCGTGCCAACATTGGCGGTACCCGAAACTATGCCCGTCGGGGCAGCAGAAGAATGAGAGGGTGAAGAGCGCGATGGAGTTGAGCAGCAAGGAGGCCAACACAGCGTACAAAAAGTTCTGCAAGTTCTTGCGGAGGCTAGGGAATAGGAAAC GCAAGGATGGCAGCAAAGTGACGACCGTGGTGGCTACCCCCGGTGCTGGTCCAGACCGCCCCCAAGAGGTCGCCTACACAGACACAAAAGTAATCGGTAATGGCAGCTTCGGCGTTGTCTTCCAAGCGAAACTCTGTGATACGGGAGAAATGGTTGCCATCAAGAAGGTTCTCCAGGACAAGCGATTTAAG AACAGAGAATTGCAAATCATGCGGCGTCTCGAGCACTGCAACATCGTGAAACTAAAATATTTCTTCTACTCTAGTGGTGATAAG GACGAGGTTTATCTGAATCTAGTCCTGGAATACATACCCGAAACTGTGTACAAAGTCGCTCGACATTATAGCAAAAGCAAGCAGACGATACCGATCAGCTTCATCAAG CTGTACATGTATCAACTGTTCCGTTCCCTGGCGTACATACATTCCCTGGGGATCTGCCACAGGGACATCAAGCCACAAAACCTGCTGCTGGACCCGGAGACCGGCGTTCTGAAGCTCTGCGACTTCGGCTCGGCCAAGCATCTGGTCAAAGGAGAGCCGAACGTCTCTTACATATGCAGTCGCTACTATCGCGCGCCCGAACTGATATTTGGTGCTATTGACTACACTACAAAAATTG ATGTGTGGAGTGCTGGTTGCGTACTGGCAGAGTTACTGCTCGGCCAGCCGATATTCCCTGGCGACAGTGGCGTGGATCAGCTGGTTGAGATTATCAAGGTTCTGGGAACGCCAACCCGTGATCAGATACGTGAGATGAACCCCAACTATACCGAATTCAAATTCCCACAGATTAAGTCGCATCCTTGGCAAAAG GTGTTCAGGGCACGCACGCCCCCGGAGGCGATGGAACTGGTCGCCCGGCTTCTAGAGTACACGCCGTCGTTACGGATGACGCCCCTGCAGGCCTGTGCCCATTCGTTCTTCAACGAACTGCGAGAACAGGGCACACGGTTACCGAACGGCCGGGAGCTGCCGCCGTTGTTCGACTTTACAGAGCAAGAGCTGCGAATTCAGCCGGCTCTGAACTCGATCCTAGTACCGAAGTACATGCAGTCTTCGGACAATCCTGGAGGCCAATTGGAAGCCACGAGTGCTGCCGCGGGGGCTAGCG ACGCGAGACAAAACACGGTAAAAGAATGCGAAAGTGGGGACAGTGTGCTAAGCACAGACAAGACGGAGGAGTCGAAGCGGGAGGACAACAAGCAGGAAGAGAAGCCGGACGACAGGAGCCAAGAAGAGAcgaagaaggaggagaaggaagtggtggtggtggcggaggaggaggaggaggaggaggagaaggtgGACGAGTAA
- the LOC143362790 gene encoding glycogen synthase kinase-3 beta isoform X3 has protein sequence MAPATGLDWSEPCQHWRYPKLCPSGQQKNERVKSAMELSSKEANTAYKKFCKFLRRLGNRKRKDGSKVTTVVATPGAGPDRPQEVAYTDTKVIGNGSFGVVFQAKLCDTGEMVAIKKVLQDKRFKNRELQIMRRLEHCNIVKLKYFFYSSGDKKDEVYLNLVLEYIPETVYKVARHYSKSKQTIPISFIKLYMYQLFRSLAYIHSLGICHRDIKPQNLLLDPETGVLKLCDFGSAKHLVKGEPNVSYICSRYYRAPELIFGAIDYTTKIDVWSAGCVLAELLLGQPIFPGDSGVDQLVEIIKVLGTPTRDQIREMNPNYTEFKFPQIKSHPWQKVFRARTPPEAMELVARLLEYTPSLRMTPLQACAHSFFNELREQGTRLPNGRELPPLFDFTEQELRIQPALNSILVPKYMQSSDNPGGQLEATSAAAGASDARQNTVKECESGDSVLSTDKTEESKREDNKQEEKPDDRSQEETKKEEKEVVVVAEEEEEEEEKVDE, from the exons ATGGCACCGGCTACCGGTCTGGACTGGTCAGAACCGTGCCAACATTGGCGGTACCCGAAACTATGCCCGTCGGGGCAGCAGAAGAATGAGAGGGTGAAGAGCGCGATGGAGTTGAGCAGCAAGGAGGCCAACACAGCGTACAAAAAGTTCTGCAAGTTCTTGCGGAGGCTAGGGAATAGGAAAC GCAAGGATGGCAGCAAAGTGACGACCGTGGTGGCTACCCCCGGTGCTGGTCCAGACCGCCCCCAAGAGGTCGCCTACACAGACACAAAAGTAATCGGTAATGGCAGCTTCGGCGTTGTCTTCCAAGCGAAACTCTGTGATACGGGAGAAATGGTTGCCATCAAGAAGGTTCTCCAGGACAAGCGATTTAAG AACAGAGAATTGCAAATCATGCGGCGTCTCGAGCACTGCAACATCGTGAAACTAAAATATTTCTTCTACTCTAGTGGTGATAAG AAGGACGAGGTTTATCTGAATCTAGTCCTGGAATACATACCCGAAACTGTGTACAAAGTCGCTCGACATTATAGCAAAAGCAAGCAGACGATACCGATCAGCTTCATCAAG CTGTACATGTATCAACTGTTCCGTTCCCTGGCGTACATACATTCCCTGGGGATCTGCCACAGGGACATCAAGCCACAAAACCTGCTGCTGGACCCGGAGACCGGCGTTCTGAAGCTCTGCGACTTCGGCTCGGCCAAGCATCTGGTCAAAGGAGAGCCGAACGTCTCTTACATATGCAGTCGCTACTATCGCGCGCCCGAACTGATATTTGGTGCTATTGACTACACTACAAAAATTG ATGTGTGGAGTGCTGGTTGCGTACTGGCAGAGTTACTGCTCGGCCAGCCGATATTCCCTGGCGACAGTGGCGTGGATCAGCTGGTTGAGATTATCAAGGTTCTGGGAACGCCAACCCGTGATCAGATACGTGAGATGAACCCCAACTATACCGAATTCAAATTCCCACAGATTAAGTCGCATCCTTGGCAAAAG GTGTTCAGGGCACGCACGCCCCCGGAGGCGATGGAACTGGTCGCCCGGCTTCTAGAGTACACGCCGTCGTTACGGATGACGCCCCTGCAGGCCTGTGCCCATTCGTTCTTCAACGAACTGCGAGAACAGGGCACACGGTTACCGAACGGCCGGGAGCTGCCGCCGTTGTTCGACTTTACAGAGCAAGAGCTGCGAATTCAGCCGGCTCTGAACTCGATCCTAGTACCGAAGTACATGCAGTCTTCGGACAATCCTGGAGGCCAATTGGAAGCCACGAGTGCTGCCGCGGGGGCTAGCG ACGCGAGACAAAACACGGTAAAAGAATGCGAAAGTGGGGACAGTGTGCTAAGCACAGACAAGACGGAGGAGTCGAAGCGGGAGGACAACAAGCAGGAAGAGAAGCCGGACGACAGGAGCCAAGAAGAGAcgaagaaggaggagaaggaagtggtggtggtggcggaggaggaggaggaggaggaggagaaggtgGACGAGTAA
- the LOC143362790 gene encoding glycogen synthase kinase-3 beta isoform X6 produces MSGRPRTTSFAEGNKFTNPPLGGMKISSKDGSKVTTVVATPGAGPDRPQEVAYTDTKVIGNGSFGVVFQAKLCDTGEMVAIKKVLQDKRFKNRELQIMRRLEHCNIVKLKYFFYSSGDKKDEVYLNLVLEYIPETVYKVARHYSKSKQTIPISFIKLYMYQLFRSLAYIHSLGICHRDIKPQNLLLDPETGVLKLCDFGSAKHLVKGEPNVSYICSRYYRAPELIFGAIDYTTKIDVWSAGCVLAELLLGQPIFPGDSGVDQLVEIIKVLGTPTRDQIREMNPNYTEFKFPQIKSHPWQKVFRARTPPEAMELVARLLEYTPSLRMTPLQACAHSFFNELREQGTRLPNGRELPPLFDFTEQELRIQPALNSILVPKYMQSSDNPGGQLEATSAAAGASDARQNTVKECESGDSVLSTDKTEESKREDNKQEEKPDDRSQEETKKEEKEVVVVAEEEEEEEEKVDE; encoded by the exons GCAAGGATGGCAGCAAAGTGACGACCGTGGTGGCTACCCCCGGTGCTGGTCCAGACCGCCCCCAAGAGGTCGCCTACACAGACACAAAAGTAATCGGTAATGGCAGCTTCGGCGTTGTCTTCCAAGCGAAACTCTGTGATACGGGAGAAATGGTTGCCATCAAGAAGGTTCTCCAGGACAAGCGATTTAAG AACAGAGAATTGCAAATCATGCGGCGTCTCGAGCACTGCAACATCGTGAAACTAAAATATTTCTTCTACTCTAGTGGTGATAAG AAGGACGAGGTTTATCTGAATCTAGTCCTGGAATACATACCCGAAACTGTGTACAAAGTCGCTCGACATTATAGCAAAAGCAAGCAGACGATACCGATCAGCTTCATCAAG CTGTACATGTATCAACTGTTCCGTTCCCTGGCGTACATACATTCCCTGGGGATCTGCCACAGGGACATCAAGCCACAAAACCTGCTGCTGGACCCGGAGACCGGCGTTCTGAAGCTCTGCGACTTCGGCTCGGCCAAGCATCTGGTCAAAGGAGAGCCGAACGTCTCTTACATATGCAGTCGCTACTATCGCGCGCCCGAACTGATATTTGGTGCTATTGACTACACTACAAAAATTG ATGTGTGGAGTGCTGGTTGCGTACTGGCAGAGTTACTGCTCGGCCAGCCGATATTCCCTGGCGACAGTGGCGTGGATCAGCTGGTTGAGATTATCAAGGTTCTGGGAACGCCAACCCGTGATCAGATACGTGAGATGAACCCCAACTATACCGAATTCAAATTCCCACAGATTAAGTCGCATCCTTGGCAAAAG GTGTTCAGGGCACGCACGCCCCCGGAGGCGATGGAACTGGTCGCCCGGCTTCTAGAGTACACGCCGTCGTTACGGATGACGCCCCTGCAGGCCTGTGCCCATTCGTTCTTCAACGAACTGCGAGAACAGGGCACACGGTTACCGAACGGCCGGGAGCTGCCGCCGTTGTTCGACTTTACAGAGCAAGAGCTGCGAATTCAGCCGGCTCTGAACTCGATCCTAGTACCGAAGTACATGCAGTCTTCGGACAATCCTGGAGGCCAATTGGAAGCCACGAGTGCTGCCGCGGGGGCTAGCG ACGCGAGACAAAACACGGTAAAAGAATGCGAAAGTGGGGACAGTGTGCTAAGCACAGACAAGACGGAGGAGTCGAAGCGGGAGGACAACAAGCAGGAAGAGAAGCCGGACGACAGGAGCCAAGAAGAGAcgaagaaggaggagaaggaagtggtggtggtggcggaggaggaggaggaggaggaggagaaggtgGACGAGTAA
- the LOC143362790 gene encoding glycogen synthase kinase-3 beta isoform X5 — MSGRPRTTSFAEGNKFTNPPLGGMKISSKDGSKVTTVVATPGAGPDRPQEVAYTDTKVIGNGSFGVVFQAKLCDTGEMVAIKKVLQDKRFKNRELQIMRRLEHCNIVKLKYFFYSSGDKNILNATNPVFHVDKDEVYLNLVLEYIPETVYKVARHYSKSKQTIPISFIKLYMYQLFRSLAYIHSLGICHRDIKPQNLLLDPETGVLKLCDFGSAKHLVKGEPNVSYICSRYYRAPELIFGAIDYTTKIDVWSAGCVLAELLLGQPIFPGDSGVDQLVEIIKVLGTPTRDQIREMNPNYTEFKFPQIKSHPWQKVFRARTPPEAMELVARLLEYTPSLRMTPLQACAHSFFNELREQGTRLPNGRELPPLFDFTEQELRIQPALNSILVPKYMQSSDNPGGQLEATSAAAGASDARQNTVKECESGDSVLSTDKTEESKREDNKQEEKPDDRSQEETKKEEKEVVVVAEEEEEEEEKVDE; from the exons GCAAGGATGGCAGCAAAGTGACGACCGTGGTGGCTACCCCCGGTGCTGGTCCAGACCGCCCCCAAGAGGTCGCCTACACAGACACAAAAGTAATCGGTAATGGCAGCTTCGGCGTTGTCTTCCAAGCGAAACTCTGTGATACGGGAGAAATGGTTGCCATCAAGAAGGTTCTCCAGGACAAGCGATTTAAG AACAGAGAATTGCAAATCATGCGGCGTCTCGAGCACTGCAACATCGTGAAACTAAAATATTTCTTCTACTCTAGTGGTGATAAG AACATCTTAAACGCAACTAATCCAGTTTTTCATGTGGAC AAGGACGAGGTTTATCTGAATCTAGTCCTGGAATACATACCCGAAACTGTGTACAAAGTCGCTCGACATTATAGCAAAAGCAAGCAGACGATACCGATCAGCTTCATCAAG CTGTACATGTATCAACTGTTCCGTTCCCTGGCGTACATACATTCCCTGGGGATCTGCCACAGGGACATCAAGCCACAAAACCTGCTGCTGGACCCGGAGACCGGCGTTCTGAAGCTCTGCGACTTCGGCTCGGCCAAGCATCTGGTCAAAGGAGAGCCGAACGTCTCTTACATATGCAGTCGCTACTATCGCGCGCCCGAACTGATATTTGGTGCTATTGACTACACTACAAAAATTG ATGTGTGGAGTGCTGGTTGCGTACTGGCAGAGTTACTGCTCGGCCAGCCGATATTCCCTGGCGACAGTGGCGTGGATCAGCTGGTTGAGATTATCAAGGTTCTGGGAACGCCAACCCGTGATCAGATACGTGAGATGAACCCCAACTATACCGAATTCAAATTCCCACAGATTAAGTCGCATCCTTGGCAAAAG GTGTTCAGGGCACGCACGCCCCCGGAGGCGATGGAACTGGTCGCCCGGCTTCTAGAGTACACGCCGTCGTTACGGATGACGCCCCTGCAGGCCTGTGCCCATTCGTTCTTCAACGAACTGCGAGAACAGGGCACACGGTTACCGAACGGCCGGGAGCTGCCGCCGTTGTTCGACTTTACAGAGCAAGAGCTGCGAATTCAGCCGGCTCTGAACTCGATCCTAGTACCGAAGTACATGCAGTCTTCGGACAATCCTGGAGGCCAATTGGAAGCCACGAGTGCTGCCGCGGGGGCTAGCG ACGCGAGACAAAACACGGTAAAAGAATGCGAAAGTGGGGACAGTGTGCTAAGCACAGACAAGACGGAGGAGTCGAAGCGGGAGGACAACAAGCAGGAAGAGAAGCCGGACGACAGGAGCCAAGAAGAGAcgaagaaggaggagaaggaagtggtggtggtggcggaggaggaggaggaggaggaggagaaggtgGACGAGTAA
- the LOC143362790 gene encoding glycogen synthase kinase-3 beta isoform X8, with product MERLPEEEGKDGSKVTTVVATPGAGPDRPQEVAYTDTKVIGNGSFGVVFQAKLCDTGEMVAIKKVLQDKRFKNRELQIMRRLEHCNIVKLKYFFYSSGDKNILNATNPVFHVDKDEVYLNLVLEYIPETVYKVARHYSKSKQTIPISFIKLYMYQLFRSLAYIHSLGICHRDIKPQNLLLDPETGVLKLCDFGSAKHLVKGEPNVSYICSRYYRAPELIFGAIDYTTKIDVWSAGCVLAELLLGQPIFPGDSGVDQLVEIIKVLGTPTRDQIREMNPNYTEFKFPQIKSHPWQKVFRARTPPEAMELVARLLEYTPSLRMTPLQACAHSFFNELREQGTRLPNGRELPPLFDFTEQELRIQPALNSILVPKYMQSSDNPGGQLEATSAAAGASDARQNTVKECESGDSVLSTDKTEESKREDNKQEEKPDDRSQEETKKEEKEVVVVAEEEEEEEEKVDE from the exons GCAAGGATGGCAGCAAAGTGACGACCGTGGTGGCTACCCCCGGTGCTGGTCCAGACCGCCCCCAAGAGGTCGCCTACACAGACACAAAAGTAATCGGTAATGGCAGCTTCGGCGTTGTCTTCCAAGCGAAACTCTGTGATACGGGAGAAATGGTTGCCATCAAGAAGGTTCTCCAGGACAAGCGATTTAAG AACAGAGAATTGCAAATCATGCGGCGTCTCGAGCACTGCAACATCGTGAAACTAAAATATTTCTTCTACTCTAGTGGTGATAAG AACATCTTAAACGCAACTAATCCAGTTTTTCATGTGGAC AAGGACGAGGTTTATCTGAATCTAGTCCTGGAATACATACCCGAAACTGTGTACAAAGTCGCTCGACATTATAGCAAAAGCAAGCAGACGATACCGATCAGCTTCATCAAG CTGTACATGTATCAACTGTTCCGTTCCCTGGCGTACATACATTCCCTGGGGATCTGCCACAGGGACATCAAGCCACAAAACCTGCTGCTGGACCCGGAGACCGGCGTTCTGAAGCTCTGCGACTTCGGCTCGGCCAAGCATCTGGTCAAAGGAGAGCCGAACGTCTCTTACATATGCAGTCGCTACTATCGCGCGCCCGAACTGATATTTGGTGCTATTGACTACACTACAAAAATTG ATGTGTGGAGTGCTGGTTGCGTACTGGCAGAGTTACTGCTCGGCCAGCCGATATTCCCTGGCGACAGTGGCGTGGATCAGCTGGTTGAGATTATCAAGGTTCTGGGAACGCCAACCCGTGATCAGATACGTGAGATGAACCCCAACTATACCGAATTCAAATTCCCACAGATTAAGTCGCATCCTTGGCAAAAG GTGTTCAGGGCACGCACGCCCCCGGAGGCGATGGAACTGGTCGCCCGGCTTCTAGAGTACACGCCGTCGTTACGGATGACGCCCCTGCAGGCCTGTGCCCATTCGTTCTTCAACGAACTGCGAGAACAGGGCACACGGTTACCGAACGGCCGGGAGCTGCCGCCGTTGTTCGACTTTACAGAGCAAGAGCTGCGAATTCAGCCGGCTCTGAACTCGATCCTAGTACCGAAGTACATGCAGTCTTCGGACAATCCTGGAGGCCAATTGGAAGCCACGAGTGCTGCCGCGGGGGCTAGCG ACGCGAGACAAAACACGGTAAAAGAATGCGAAAGTGGGGACAGTGTGCTAAGCACAGACAAGACGGAGGAGTCGAAGCGGGAGGACAACAAGCAGGAAGAGAAGCCGGACGACAGGAGCCAAGAAGAGAcgaagaaggaggagaaggaagtggtggtggtggcggaggaggaggaggaggaggaggagaaggtgGACGAGTAA
- the LOC143362790 gene encoding glycogen synthase kinase-3 beta isoform X2 translates to MAPATGLDWSEPCQHWRYPKLCPSGQQKNERVKSAMELSSKEANTAYKKFCKFLRRLGNRKRKDGSKVTTVVATPGAGPDRPQEVAYTDTKVIGNGSFGVVFQAKLCDTGEMVAIKKVLQDKRFKNRELQIMRRLEHCNIVKLKYFFYSSGDKNILNATNPVFHVDDEVYLNLVLEYIPETVYKVARHYSKSKQTIPISFIKLYMYQLFRSLAYIHSLGICHRDIKPQNLLLDPETGVLKLCDFGSAKHLVKGEPNVSYICSRYYRAPELIFGAIDYTTKIDVWSAGCVLAELLLGQPIFPGDSGVDQLVEIIKVLGTPTRDQIREMNPNYTEFKFPQIKSHPWQKVFRARTPPEAMELVARLLEYTPSLRMTPLQACAHSFFNELREQGTRLPNGRELPPLFDFTEQELRIQPALNSILVPKYMQSSDNPGGQLEATSAAAGASDARQNTVKECESGDSVLSTDKTEESKREDNKQEEKPDDRSQEETKKEEKEVVVVAEEEEEEEEKVDE, encoded by the exons ATGGCACCGGCTACCGGTCTGGACTGGTCAGAACCGTGCCAACATTGGCGGTACCCGAAACTATGCCCGTCGGGGCAGCAGAAGAATGAGAGGGTGAAGAGCGCGATGGAGTTGAGCAGCAAGGAGGCCAACACAGCGTACAAAAAGTTCTGCAAGTTCTTGCGGAGGCTAGGGAATAGGAAAC GCAAGGATGGCAGCAAAGTGACGACCGTGGTGGCTACCCCCGGTGCTGGTCCAGACCGCCCCCAAGAGGTCGCCTACACAGACACAAAAGTAATCGGTAATGGCAGCTTCGGCGTTGTCTTCCAAGCGAAACTCTGTGATACGGGAGAAATGGTTGCCATCAAGAAGGTTCTCCAGGACAAGCGATTTAAG AACAGAGAATTGCAAATCATGCGGCGTCTCGAGCACTGCAACATCGTGAAACTAAAATATTTCTTCTACTCTAGTGGTGATAAG AACATCTTAAACGCAACTAATCCAGTTTTTCATGTGGAC GACGAGGTTTATCTGAATCTAGTCCTGGAATACATACCCGAAACTGTGTACAAAGTCGCTCGACATTATAGCAAAAGCAAGCAGACGATACCGATCAGCTTCATCAAG CTGTACATGTATCAACTGTTCCGTTCCCTGGCGTACATACATTCCCTGGGGATCTGCCACAGGGACATCAAGCCACAAAACCTGCTGCTGGACCCGGAGACCGGCGTTCTGAAGCTCTGCGACTTCGGCTCGGCCAAGCATCTGGTCAAAGGAGAGCCGAACGTCTCTTACATATGCAGTCGCTACTATCGCGCGCCCGAACTGATATTTGGTGCTATTGACTACACTACAAAAATTG ATGTGTGGAGTGCTGGTTGCGTACTGGCAGAGTTACTGCTCGGCCAGCCGATATTCCCTGGCGACAGTGGCGTGGATCAGCTGGTTGAGATTATCAAGGTTCTGGGAACGCCAACCCGTGATCAGATACGTGAGATGAACCCCAACTATACCGAATTCAAATTCCCACAGATTAAGTCGCATCCTTGGCAAAAG GTGTTCAGGGCACGCACGCCCCCGGAGGCGATGGAACTGGTCGCCCGGCTTCTAGAGTACACGCCGTCGTTACGGATGACGCCCCTGCAGGCCTGTGCCCATTCGTTCTTCAACGAACTGCGAGAACAGGGCACACGGTTACCGAACGGCCGGGAGCTGCCGCCGTTGTTCGACTTTACAGAGCAAGAGCTGCGAATTCAGCCGGCTCTGAACTCGATCCTAGTACCGAAGTACATGCAGTCTTCGGACAATCCTGGAGGCCAATTGGAAGCCACGAGTGCTGCCGCGGGGGCTAGCG ACGCGAGACAAAACACGGTAAAAGAATGCGAAAGTGGGGACAGTGTGCTAAGCACAGACAAGACGGAGGAGTCGAAGCGGGAGGACAACAAGCAGGAAGAGAAGCCGGACGACAGGAGCCAAGAAGAGAcgaagaaggaggagaaggaagtggtggtggtggcggaggaggaggaggaggaggaggagaaggtgGACGAGTAA
- the LOC143362790 gene encoding glycogen synthase kinase-3 beta isoform X1, with the protein MAPATGLDWSEPCQHWRYPKLCPSGQQKNERVKSAMELSSKEANTAYKKFCKFLRRLGNRKRKDGSKVTTVVATPGAGPDRPQEVAYTDTKVIGNGSFGVVFQAKLCDTGEMVAIKKVLQDKRFKNRELQIMRRLEHCNIVKLKYFFYSSGDKNILNATNPVFHVDKDEVYLNLVLEYIPETVYKVARHYSKSKQTIPISFIKLYMYQLFRSLAYIHSLGICHRDIKPQNLLLDPETGVLKLCDFGSAKHLVKGEPNVSYICSRYYRAPELIFGAIDYTTKIDVWSAGCVLAELLLGQPIFPGDSGVDQLVEIIKVLGTPTRDQIREMNPNYTEFKFPQIKSHPWQKVFRARTPPEAMELVARLLEYTPSLRMTPLQACAHSFFNELREQGTRLPNGRELPPLFDFTEQELRIQPALNSILVPKYMQSSDNPGGQLEATSAAAGASDARQNTVKECESGDSVLSTDKTEESKREDNKQEEKPDDRSQEETKKEEKEVVVVAEEEEEEEEKVDE; encoded by the exons ATGGCACCGGCTACCGGTCTGGACTGGTCAGAACCGTGCCAACATTGGCGGTACCCGAAACTATGCCCGTCGGGGCAGCAGAAGAATGAGAGGGTGAAGAGCGCGATGGAGTTGAGCAGCAAGGAGGCCAACACAGCGTACAAAAAGTTCTGCAAGTTCTTGCGGAGGCTAGGGAATAGGAAAC GCAAGGATGGCAGCAAAGTGACGACCGTGGTGGCTACCCCCGGTGCTGGTCCAGACCGCCCCCAAGAGGTCGCCTACACAGACACAAAAGTAATCGGTAATGGCAGCTTCGGCGTTGTCTTCCAAGCGAAACTCTGTGATACGGGAGAAATGGTTGCCATCAAGAAGGTTCTCCAGGACAAGCGATTTAAG AACAGAGAATTGCAAATCATGCGGCGTCTCGAGCACTGCAACATCGTGAAACTAAAATATTTCTTCTACTCTAGTGGTGATAAG AACATCTTAAACGCAACTAATCCAGTTTTTCATGTGGAC AAGGACGAGGTTTATCTGAATCTAGTCCTGGAATACATACCCGAAACTGTGTACAAAGTCGCTCGACATTATAGCAAAAGCAAGCAGACGATACCGATCAGCTTCATCAAG CTGTACATGTATCAACTGTTCCGTTCCCTGGCGTACATACATTCCCTGGGGATCTGCCACAGGGACATCAAGCCACAAAACCTGCTGCTGGACCCGGAGACCGGCGTTCTGAAGCTCTGCGACTTCGGCTCGGCCAAGCATCTGGTCAAAGGAGAGCCGAACGTCTCTTACATATGCAGTCGCTACTATCGCGCGCCCGAACTGATATTTGGTGCTATTGACTACACTACAAAAATTG ATGTGTGGAGTGCTGGTTGCGTACTGGCAGAGTTACTGCTCGGCCAGCCGATATTCCCTGGCGACAGTGGCGTGGATCAGCTGGTTGAGATTATCAAGGTTCTGGGAACGCCAACCCGTGATCAGATACGTGAGATGAACCCCAACTATACCGAATTCAAATTCCCACAGATTAAGTCGCATCCTTGGCAAAAG GTGTTCAGGGCACGCACGCCCCCGGAGGCGATGGAACTGGTCGCCCGGCTTCTAGAGTACACGCCGTCGTTACGGATGACGCCCCTGCAGGCCTGTGCCCATTCGTTCTTCAACGAACTGCGAGAACAGGGCACACGGTTACCGAACGGCCGGGAGCTGCCGCCGTTGTTCGACTTTACAGAGCAAGAGCTGCGAATTCAGCCGGCTCTGAACTCGATCCTAGTACCGAAGTACATGCAGTCTTCGGACAATCCTGGAGGCCAATTGGAAGCCACGAGTGCTGCCGCGGGGGCTAGCG ACGCGAGACAAAACACGGTAAAAGAATGCGAAAGTGGGGACAGTGTGCTAAGCACAGACAAGACGGAGGAGTCGAAGCGGGAGGACAACAAGCAGGAAGAGAAGCCGGACGACAGGAGCCAAGAAGAGAcgaagaaggaggagaaggaagtggtggtggtggcggaggaggaggaggaggaggaggagaaggtgGACGAGTAA